Part of the Leptodactylus fuscus isolate aLepFus1 chromosome 6, aLepFus1.hap2, whole genome shotgun sequence genome, CGACCCGGCCTTGTCTAATCTTTCCTTGCACTTGGTGTAATTTGCCCTTCATCTGGGCTGGTAAGATAACAGCAACTCACTTTTTCCCACACTAGTAAATGTCAACCGGATGTGTAAATTGCTGTTCGCCAAACAAGTATCCCTTGCCAAGTGCAGAGACACCGCTCCTCCCTGGGTAGGATAGATTAAGAAATCGCATCTAATACATAATGACCTcattctgtctgtctctctccatGGATGGATTCTGATTAAACATAGTCACTGGTCATCACGGTCCGAATCAGAGTTTTATCGTTTTTTCATTTCTGGCTTcacatttttaaactttttttttttttttttgaccattttttggGGAGATGTTGTAGCTTATCCAGCTACCCATGATAAAACCCTGCCATGTTATCTCTACTTATTTAGTCCAAGATGTTaagttatcctgtatatagtggatGGCGTCATGATTAGAgctgagtgagtactattcgaaacggtagtttcaaatagcacgctcccataggaatgaatgtgaTTGCCTGGCGCGCAGGGTGTTAAGCGGCAGGACACCGGCCCCAGCTTAGTGGCGGCtacgtctattcattcctatgggagtgtgctattcgaaactaccgtttcgattagtactcgcccatctctagttatgatcagTGGCGGTCAGTCTGCTCGGACTCTCATCAATCTTGAGAACGAGGTCCAGTTCTCCCTTACTGATGGAGGGCCAAGCTGATAATGCACCTTGTTGCTCCATCCAGTCACATGGAGCAGAGGAGTACAGCGCTTGGTTATCTCTACACCTGCCACTTAATAAATGAGCACTTCTGAGATTTAGGTCTCTCATGATGTAggataaaaaaaatgttcttttgCGTTTCCAGGTTTATTACGCTAAAAAGAAGCGCCGTGCCCAACAAGTGCCACCTGAAGACTCCAGCACGAAGAAGGAAAGGAAAGTGTTCAACGATGGATTTGATGATGATAACTACGATTATATCGTTAAAAACGGAGAGAAGTGGATGGACCGATACGAGATTGATTCGCTGATTGGAAAAGGATCTTTTGGACAGGTTAGTGGAGCGTGGAAAAATATCAAAGCGATAAGTTGTGTCCTTTAATGGAGAATACAACCAGAATCCTTCTCTATACAGAGCTCTGAGAACTTTTACCTCTATAAGGTCGGGGCCTCACGGaacgtaaatgccgcgatttgcccgcagcggagacgctgtgggaaaaatcgcggcgttgtacagcgcaagcaaagtggatgggattcatacgaatcccatccccactttccggaaaagattgcagcgcagacacgctgcgatttgcaaagccgttgcggctttgcaaatcgcagcatgtcaattatatcaacagaaacgctggcggctttcccgtagatataatgttaagagaaagtccgcagaggaaaactatgaactctctcttaaaagtgctgcggaaagaaccacaatgcgatcacgccgcgattcttcctgcagcgctttagtgttgCGGATACggtccatggggccttagtcgAAGTCTAATCCCAGTGTGGCTTGTGATATTTTAGTATACGTATGTCAGAGCAGTGTGCATGTAAATCTGTGGTTTACACATCAAATGTATGAATATTGAATAGATTGAAGATTATGTAGGGCACAACCTCTTACCTTGAGCCTCTCCTTAAGACTAGATGGACCCTGTTGTCTCTTTGCGCAGTCAGTTGTCTTAGTCAGAACCTCAGGACTATTCTGACTGGTGATCTGATTTTTTCCCCATGGCCCCTTCCCCTACACATCCTACCACAGTTCTATGACCAATGCAGTGAAACTTATTCGTTTTAACTAAGATATCAAGTCAGTCATGAAATCTGAGACTATATCTAGTATCTGCATGGAGACCATCAGAAAtgttgtcgctggagagttctgtacaaattatattatatatatatactatatatcactaaTACAACTAACCCTGCCATGTTTTTCAGGTGGTGAAGGCCTACGATCACCATGATCAAGAATGGGTCGCCATTAAAATCATTAAAAACAAGAAGGCTTTTTTGAACCAGGCCCAGATAGAGCTGAGACTACTTGAGCTTATGAACAAACATGACAccgaaatgaagtattacataggTAAGTATGGACGGAGTATGTGTTCTCCGAAATAGTACTGACATCATTGACTTTGGTTGTACATTCAGGTCACACGGGCTCAGCCAGGAGAAATGCCACTGTATAGTATGTGTTCCTGTATACTCCATATTCTCCCATCCATTACAGTGTCGCTAAGTAATAGTGTACATAGCAGACTAATCCCTACTGCAGCAGACAAGGCCGGCTCTTATATACTTGTCATTTCGGGCCAGGAGGACGCTATCACCTCTGTTGGGTAAATGGGAGAAGTCTCTGTAGATCAGTTTTCACCTCCTTACCTGCCATGTTATCGTTTTTCATTTTCTGTTCTCTTCTGGGTTTGCATGGATTATATGGGCAGAATACTTCAGTCTGTGCCACTAGTGTTCTCAAAGGGGGATATTGCCGAAAGATCTGTGACCATCCCATTTGTCTGAATGCGGCTTGTGGATTCCATATAAAATCCGTTTATATGAATGGGTTGTTCCCACCACGAGGATATGTTGACATGAGTTTTCTGCAGATTCCCTACATCTATGGAGGGTGGTTTTTACATTCCTATTTTATATGAACGGAACAGACAAAATCTGTTATATGTGAATATACTTTAGAGGACCTGTCAGTTTTCCTGATATGTTAGTGCTTGGATGATCCATAATGTAATGTTTTATCATCTCTTATAATTCTGCCTTGTGCCTTTTGCGAGGGGGTACCTACAAACTGACTGTCCACAGTACCAGACTGTATACAAACGCAAGCCTTTGTCTAGGGGAATGGCCTGCAAGCTGACCTCCTCTACTCTACCTATAGACATGACCTACATAGTGTATGTGATTTTCCAGTTCACGGCTTGTATGTTGTTGGGTCTGAAATCTCACACGTTTTTCTTTTCCCTTGCAGTGCATCTAAAGCGGCACTTTATGTTTCGGAACCATCTTTGTCTGGTGTTCGAGCTTCTGTCCTACAACTTATACGACCTTTTAAGAAATACAAACTTCCGTGGAGTTTCTCTCAACTTGACCCGAAAGTTTGCTCAGCAACTCTGCACCGCTCTGCTCTTCTTGGCCACTCCTGAACTCAGTATCATTCATTGTGACTTAAAACCTGAGAACATTCTTCTGTGTAACCCAAAACGCAGTGCCATCAAAATTGTGGACTTTGGCAGCTCCTGTCAGCTTGGACAAAGGGTATGTGTTGTGTAGGAAGGTCGGCTTGAAAGCCTTGCATCTAGCGGGATTCGGCCACGCGTCATAGGTAGTCTAGCGAAATGACGCTTCACTGATGAACCTCTATATAGACAGGGGACGTATCGGTGACGGTACAATCCCAATAGCTAGGGGCTAGTTCTACGTAAGCAGTGATTGTCTAATAAAATGACCCCTATCCTCAATTTCAAGATGGCAGCTGTCATGAAAACCACTCATTTTATTGTTATGGCTTATTACAAAGAAAGGCCTTTTGCTTTCTAACCTCTCAATCCTGTGTTCGATTATAAAGGCTTCTCAGGCCTCATGTGCATGACTTTGTACATGAGTTGGATCCGTGGTTGAACAGCATGGACTGCACATGGATGATGGCTGTATGCCTCGACGGATTCATTATTTCAGCCTGGGCcgtaataggacctgtcctgagttttgccctgggCACACGGTTGTCTGTATgaatcagtgtgctagccatgaaaaacacagctagtACATTGACaaagcacacagtcatgtgcatgacgcCTTATAGTTTGACTAAAGAGATGTAATCTAAGACTTCTAATTCAATTTGGTGCTGTTTTTAATGACTTATCCCCTTCTGATCATTGGATAGGGGatcacttgcagatcagtgggtgtCCTACTGCTTGGAGCCCCAACTAATCAGGAGAACCAGGACCTGGAGCTCATGCAGAGCACACCgctccattgctttcaatgggagtgccaaaaGTAGCCAAAGAACATGGCTCCACTATCTGTGGCATTCCcatagtaatagagcggtgtgtAGATCGGTCCAACCACTTCTCAATTTAGAACTGAAATCCCCTGATCTGTGGGGCTCTGAGCGGTTGCaccttcaccaatctgatatcacCCATCCTGTGAATAAGGGGTCACTGTATGACTGGAATATCTTACAAAACCTGGGAGTTAAGCGCCATATATCTAGACATTTCTGACAGCTTATGAATTGGTCTGAATCATTTaggtcaggggtctcaaactcaattggGTCGCATTacgttttccacaagctatgttcTCTGCAGCAACTTTAgcgccacccacttttgttgactccgcccattcattttccatgtgtccccgcacagtataatcctcctacagtcacccgtacattatatgtcccacagtattaagtccctctcctggtgccccattttaaactgggggaaactagaggggacatgaaactggggcagctggaggaggacattaaactcgggcagctagaaacagacattaaaccgtaggggtagctggagggtgacattaaactgggggtaactagaggctgacaggtcccctccagcttctcccatggtttaatgccccctccagttgtccccagtttaagtgcccccttcatctccccccccccccccccaccatttctcctccagtttcatatcccccttcatctgccctatctTATGTCCCCCTtccgtctgcccccagtttcatgttccgctTTCATCTGTGGCCctactttcatgtcccccctccatctctgccccagtatatagTTCCCCTTccgtctctgcccctaggttactgagagagagacacagaaagTCAGACACACatactctccaccctgcatctcgcgttcccctcccctctcagtacctttagacgacacatctctccatcttccggccggcacactaaggcccgcctccctagtcacgtgacgtctgacgtcacacacaggtccttcagtttacagtagtacaagctttccacCGATCACCCATCGTTTTTATCGCTGTTATAACAGCTGGCGGTGATCAgaggaaagtttaagtaaaacactagcgggacatgcagggagctgcgcgggacaggAGTACAAAGGTGGGACTTTCCTGCTAAatgtgggacggttgggagctatgtattgaggtgggggccgcaaactattgtcccgagggcctcAGTTGGGctgtgagtttgagacccctgatttaGGTAATTTAGGAACTGCCTCTCGTAACCAATCACAGCATTCATCATGTATTTACGTTAAAGTTATAAGCTGCGTTATGATTGGTTGCTTCAGGCAACGGACAGGCTTTTCATGAAAATGACCAATTTTCTGATGTGATGTCCAGTTAGGACAGATTTTGGAGTTGACTATTCCAGGCTGTCACCGTGGATGGCCCAGTCTTGCTCACAGTATAAGCGCTGATAGAAGTGGAACAAATCTTACTTTCTAGTAaccaccattattattattttaaagatCTACCAGTATATTCAAAGCCGCTTTTATCGGTCACCTGAGGTGTTACTGGGGATGCCGTACGACCTGGCAATAGACATGTGGTCTTTAGGGTGTATTTTGGTGGAAATGCACACAGGAGAGCCTTTATTCAGCGGATCCAACGAGGTAAGACCGTGCGATATTTCTGTAAATTCACttgcaatctgctgtataacttgAGTACATGAGCAGTTATAAGGTAGTGTCATAGTTAATGGTTTTGCCTGTACTTACAGCGTTTTTTTTAATTGTACGTTTCCTATAGATATTATGTGGTTCAGATACAGAGCCACGATTGCCGTATCCTTCTCTGATCTCACTAGACATAACAGGGGTGGGGAATGGAGAGGTTAATGGGGACGAGTCTTCTCTGTCTGCTCCAGCCATTGCCATAGAGATGTTATTGCTCATAGGGGTGGCGCCGACTGTGCGGTGTGTAATGATGTCTAGGGTCAGATTTTTGGTGCCCGTACATACCGGAGGGACACAAACTGTGGAGTTGGTAGCCCGGTGCCTACCCTgtcctttataaatggctgacggTCAGTCAGAATCAGCAAGGCTCATCTAATTCAGTAAAAAGCCAGTGATTTAGTTCCAATGAAAGTCAATGTGTAAACAGCTAagcttctaagggctagttcacacagggccaagttggcagcggattttgaagcggaatccgcctcaaaatccactgctcccattgactgcaataggagccactcgcttctctTTTCCACTAgccagtagcggaaaaaagaagcaagtggaatccgcggctgaatcagctgcggcggCGCAAGGCtctggtccattcatttgggcctactccatcGCGGAATGCTGTGTGACCTAGCCCTGATTATAGAATATTTTTGAATGATTAAAACTTTATTTATTGTGACCTATTTGGACTAATAAAAACTGTTTGTGACCTAAAAAAGGTGGACCAGATGAACAAAATAGTAGAAGTCCTGGGAACTCCCCCAAACCACATGTTGGATCAGGCCCCAAAGGCACGTAAATACTTCGACAAACTTCCTGAAGGAACGTGGActgtaaagaaaaataaagatatCAAGAAGGTAAATCCAGAAGTGTCAATTCAGTAAGACTTGGTTTTGTCGCTCAAGTAACTTGTCCGATTCCCGTTATAGTTATTGACCTCGACATATCGAGTCCTGAAGTCGTGTTTTTTTCGATAAATCTAAATATACGTTCATATTCTAATTCCATAAATGGGACCTTGTATAGCAGCACATGAGGTTTTTCTTCCATTTCGATTTTGTGTAACCCCTTTCTGGTTCTGCTGTTTTTAGGACTACAAAGTGCCAGGAACTCGTAGGCTCCATGAAGTTCTGGGAGTAGAAACCGGCGGTCCTGGTGGACGCAGAGCAGGAGAACAGGGACATTCGCCATCCGATTATCTCAAATTTAAAGATTTAATTTTACGGATGTTGGATTATGACCCTAAAACTAGAATTACCCCTTTTTATGCGCTCCAGCACAATTTCTTCAAGAAAACGACGGACGAAGGGACAAACACAAGTAACAGTAACTCTACAAGCCCTGCTATGGACCATAGTCACTCAACCAGTACAACTAGTTCTGTGTCCAGCTCAGGTGAGGGTCGCCATACGCTGGCCGAAACGTACTGCAATTTTTGGCTGATACTTTAATGTGCCTTGTACCTCGCATCGGGGAGGAAAGCGTATCAACGGGAAATGTACATGCAGGGCGTTCATTGGTCTCGCCTTGTTCACACATGGCAGGTTTGGCAGTATTTTGAACCAGTTATCAGGAGCGGATCCCTAATACGGGGGAATTTATAATGGAAAGTTTTTATACTTTATGCCAAAATCCAGAGAGGATACAGAGAACCGTGCAAAATACTTTCCCTGTATGCAATATAGAAGTGTGCGCTGGCTTGGCTTGTCCTTTTTGTGCAGACTGAAAAAAAGAGGGAATCAAAGATCTGCGTGCATTATATTTTACGTATGTCTTAAAGACTTGTTAGaagacctttaaaggggtttccactttcagaccaatattgagagacaaatgttatggttggtataataaaaaaagttgtacaatgttccaatatactttctgtatcaattcctcacggttttctagatctcggctcactgtcattcattctgttacttgtagtggataaaattctgaccatggtcatgtgatttacggtccatggtcatgtgatgagtacacaggtgcacagctgattaccaggcagaggtctgattactgtgctgtgactgtaacgagcagcacctgtgtcctcatcacatgaccatggaccgtaaatcacatgaccatggtcagacttttatccactacaagtaacagaatgaatgacagacaacaagccgaaatctagaaaaccgtgaggaattgatacagaaagtatattggaacattgtGCAACGTTTTTATTATaccaaccataacatttgtctctcaatattggtctgaaagtggccaacccctttaaggctgaggccccatgtggcagaaatgcagcttttgttgttgcagattttgctgcgggtgtttgttttttttttttgttttttttttgagccaaaaccaagaatgactGACTATAAAAGTCAatcgactcctggctttggctcaaaaaaaaattgcagtaaaaaaagctgcattgtgGGACCAcagtctaaaggggttttcttgggcTCAGTATGAGATTGTTGGGGATCAGACACCCTGGACCTCTGCCGAAAGGTAGATTGAGAAGTTTGCTGCGCTCACGAGCACTGATGCCTCTTCCttggttagggtatgttcacacaccagAAAATGGATTGTGTGTGAGAACATACCACACGGCTAGCAGTGATGGAGTGCCgatgcattccgctctggattaggcccgaatgaatgggcttaatagGGAGGGAGTCTTGGGCCGCGGATGCCGTGGCTGAGTCGGCcgtggaatccacagcaagatagggcagctcgcttctattTTTCCAGtactagctagcaggaaaaaagcgagcggctcccattgaagtcagttggAGCTGTTTTGtcaggcagattcagcatcaaattcttctgccaaaaaactccttgtgaactaTCTCTTACTGACCCTGAAGGTAGAGCTGtaggtcagtcccattcattgAAGAGGCCACGGCACTCACATGAGCTTTTACAACCAGCTGATCTTTAGTGGTCCTGAGTTTCGTCCCCTTCCCAGTCACattttggtgacctatcctaagaataggtaatTGGTATACAAGTCTTGGAATGTTCCTTTTAATTTGGGTCCATATGGTCACAGACcccaaaaaacatacaaaatgtcTTCTGTCCAGGCTTATAAAGACTAATGTCAGTGGTCAGGCCTGAGTAAGGGTTTCTGGCATTGTCACCTTTATTGATGTGTATCTAGCACTGCAATGTGGCTGGAAAGTCTGAGCAAGTAGCTGCAAGAAAGCAAAGTTTGTGTTGTGTGGAGCGCCCCCTCCCAACTGCtatggggggcagataaagggttgTCCTGACTCAAGAGCCAACGTATTCTGCAGAGCTTGTATCCTGAACATTAGATTATTTTCAcattggggcttacaatctaatttTCCAGTGTCCTATGTTAGGACCAATATTATTATAGGAAGCCACGTAACTGATCAGTACGTGGGAGAGAGACAAACCGCCGGGGAGAACATACATGTAGATATTTGCTTTCGGGAACATTTGAATCCAGGTCCTCTGTTTTGAAAGGCAACATCGCTGACCCATGTGTTGCAAAATCCATGGGATTTTCCAGTTCTTGATTATTGATGACCTTTATCAGGATGGGTCCTCCATAAAAGATCGTCCCCCCAAGGACTGGACACCGCGTTTAAGGCTCTTACTTCAACTAATATGCGCATATATTAATAGCTGATCCTCGTCTATACATGAGTGTTATCCTAGTATTCATTGTTACATAGTAGATCAGATTGTGGCCTGTAACTGAGACAAGGAAGTAAATATCCCATATATCCGGCATAGTACATTTTGATTAGAATGAACCTGCTCATTGTAAGGTCTATTCACATGTAGCAGTCAAGTTGTGGTTTGGAAACGGCAGCAATGGATTTGTAGTTAATTCCACAGTTTTTATAGGAAACCCCTTGTAATCTGCTTATACAAACCGCAATAACCGCAGTACAAAGTGCAGTAAAACTCTAGTCGTTGTGCAGATGTGGTTTTGACTTTTTCAATGAGCGCTCAAATATTAGGATTAAGTACACCATGTATCTGTCTGTGGGCGGAAGGGGGCTGAAGACGTCGCCTCCAAGAGTCTGATTTGCAGCAAACATGGATGACTTGTACCATGTGCATCCTGGGAATGGAATAGGCAAAGAAAAATTGTCCCGGGCGAAAAAAAAGAACCTGctatagcgccaccttttggcagCTAGGCTCCTATAAATCAGTGCCTGGTTTTCCTGACACCTAGTGGCATCatctgggaataaagccaagacagaatatctcctccaaaaggaagaggaacCGTTCCTGCAGGgagagcgattttttttttttttttttttttgacagaaaTTGAAGGGAGCCTTACCCACAGGCTCTTAAGAACTGGAACTGgtgttttagggctcgttcacttggggcaagaggaggcggattttccacctcaaaatccacttcttcacaatagaggtctatgtagaccactagcgtccTTTTTTCCCGTGAGTGGAAAcacaaaaagaagcgagctgccctttcttcaggcggattcagcctcaGCGTCCCAGCACCTTCCAGACtttacccattcatttgggcctaatccagagcgtgaagccgcgacagtcggaaagcacattttggtcctattttgacgcagcttcccacgtcaaaatcaggaccaaaatatgccataccgtgccccatgtgaactagcccttagtgtcccaaattgcctccTCCTAGTGTAGCACGATCAGTGGCTTCTATGACTAAATACTTTACCTAGAGAGGAGTCTGACTCGCCTCAGCCCTGGTTCTGTTCACCTTGGTCTCATTGCACATGACTCTGGCGTCAGTGAATCGTAGCGCAAGGTATTCAGCAGCCAGGATAAGtgtctgctggggggggggggggttgttttgggTTCTGAATAAATGTCACAGGTTCCCTTAAACGTTCCAGCTTGCAATTTAATGCCTATACATAAATATATGGCTGTATCATCCAAGGTCTCACCAGCTCTTTGGTCCGTCCTCACACCAGGGTAACCCTAAAGATCTCTCAGCGGGTCGCTTGTTCCCCCAGGTGGTTTTAGTACACCACACTTGTAGTTTTGTGCCGTCTGTTGTGCTCTCTCCTAATCCATGTTGTGCTTTAACTGCAGGAGGATCAAGTGGCTCTTCTAATGATAACCGCAATTACCGGTACAGCAACAGATACTATAACAGCGCTGTCGCTCACACAGATTATGAGATGCAGAGTCCACAGGTAAGTGCTTCACCTTGTACACTGGCTGCTTGTAAGATACTCTAGTCTAACTTCCTTGTATGCTGCCAACAGTCCACTAACTTGTCCTACCTTTGAGGAGATAAATGGTATATTGATACTGGCAGTCATGGTCCTGTATAGAACCTGACTGTGTGTGAACACTTGCTCAGATTGCTCCACAAAAGGTGGATTATTTATTTTTGGTTACATAGTGCATGATCATGAGTGATGTTATCACATGTCCCCCATATGAATTAAGCTTTGGCCGCCTGGGTCGACTCTCTATAGGACTGTGTAGCAGAGGTCAGTGCTTAGCTAATTGACTATGATTGGAGTGGCGGTGACCAGGCACGATCTGGTATATGGGCCCATGTTGTCGCACTTTGATCACTGGAGGTCCCAACACAGGAACCAGACATGTATTACCTGTCCTGCAGATAGCTGATAAGTTTCTGTTGTGGGACAACTGCTTTAATGGTTTGTGGATGATTGATCACATTTCCTTATTGGACTTGGGTCATCGCCAACCGCTAGTCCTAGATATAAGTGAGTGGTCTCTTGTGGTTGTATACAATCTTCCTCCTCgtccacatcagcgtttggattctgtccgggggagtccacatggggacccctgaactgcgctgtacagtaaaagcacatggaccccatagactataatggggtctgtgtgctgcctgcatgaatcatgcagacaggaaagtagatggtgaacttcTTTCCTGTCCACAAGATCCCTGCGTAGATCTTGCGGCATgcaccattataatctatggggatctgtgtgcttttactgcacagcgcttgcagatgtgaatgagggcttaCAATCAAAGGGAATATTAGGCTGGTGATGACTTCCTACCTTCATGATCACAGCTCTCATATTCCATGTGTGAGACTAATGTCGGctatctatgtatatactagattgTGGTTCAG contains:
- the LOC142209011 gene encoding dual specificity tyrosine-phosphorylation-regulated kinase 1B-like isoform X1, which produces MVITSSSEEAPPQRMLTALPTEWGNKEPTCHLPPSLCSKKPSRSGSSTGCKSSSSFCLAAPFAFVPTEASMSSQHSHAPFSSLQSMADHQQVLPDMTILQRRIPLTFRDSAAAPLRKLSVDLIKTYKHINEVYYAKKKRRAQQVPPEDSSTKKERKVFNDGFDDDNYDYIVKNGEKWMDRYEIDSLIGKGSFGQVVKAYDHHDQEWVAIKIIKNKKAFLNQAQIELRLLELMNKHDTEMKYYIVHLKRHFMFRNHLCLVFELLSYNLYDLLRNTNFRGVSLNLTRKFAQQLCTALLFLATPELSIIHCDLKPENILLCNPKRSAIKIVDFGSSCQLGQRIYQYIQSRFYRSPEVLLGMPYDLAIDMWSLGCILVEMHTGEPLFSGSNEVDQMNKIVEVLGTPPNHMLDQAPKARKYFDKLPEGTWTVKKNKDIKKDYKVPGTRRLHEVLGVETGGPGGRRAGEQGHSPSDYLKFKDLILRMLDYDPKTRITPFYALQHNFFKKTTDEGTNTSNSNSTSPAMDHSHSTSTTSSVSSSGGSSGSSNDNRNYRYSNRYYNSAVAHTDYEMQSPQAHSQQQIRLWAGGDVPITNSDSYPQILPHKPTPSQPQHFHGNEPHHPHPLYHHVNRPHYHRQLITSSSPQIPESMELSLGHRHPQSSSSLHPHHPSLDCTPFGSSNLHLGVSAFRTRTVSGHNDSGVPLNYPYSSNTSSMVGPPHIRNRTETEESAMLGVCVPQSTAASS
- the LOC142209011 gene encoding dual specificity tyrosine-phosphorylation-regulated kinase 1B-like isoform X2 translates to MSSQHSHAPFSSLQSMADHQQVLPDMTILQRRIPLTFRDSAAAPLRKLSVDLIKTYKHINEVYYAKKKRRAQQVPPEDSSTKKERKVFNDGFDDDNYDYIVKNGEKWMDRYEIDSLIGKGSFGQVVKAYDHHDQEWVAIKIIKNKKAFLNQAQIELRLLELMNKHDTEMKYYIVHLKRHFMFRNHLCLVFELLSYNLYDLLRNTNFRGVSLNLTRKFAQQLCTALLFLATPELSIIHCDLKPENILLCNPKRSAIKIVDFGSSCQLGQRIYQYIQSRFYRSPEVLLGMPYDLAIDMWSLGCILVEMHTGEPLFSGSNEVDQMNKIVEVLGTPPNHMLDQAPKARKYFDKLPEGTWTVKKNKDIKKDYKVPGTRRLHEVLGVETGGPGGRRAGEQGHSPSDYLKFKDLILRMLDYDPKTRITPFYALQHNFFKKTTDEGTNTSNSNSTSPAMDHSHSTSTTSSVSSSGGSSGSSNDNRNYRYSNRYYNSAVAHTDYEMQSPQAHSQQQIRLWAGGDVPITNSDSYPQILPHKPTPSQPQHFHGNEPHHPHPLYHHVNRPHYHRQLITSSSPQIPESMELSLGHRHPQSSSSLHPHHPSLDCTPFGSSNLHLGVSAFRTRTVSGHNDSGVPLNYPYSSNTSSMVGPPHIRNRTETEESAMLGVCVPQSTAASS